From one Gracilibacillus salinarum genomic stretch:
- a CDS encoding SE1561 family protein: MTSQEKINELRSQLELFLERLDHLDPEKTSVEDVDQLILMIEKIEKELG; encoded by the coding sequence ATGACAAGCCAAGAGAAAATTAACGAACTTCGCTCACAATTAGAGCTATTTCTTGAAAGATTAGATCATTTAGATCCTGAGAAAACATCAGTAGAGGATGTCGATCAGTTAATCCTAATGATTGAGAAAATTGAAAAAGAACTAGGATGA
- a CDS encoding RNA degradosome polyphosphate kinase, with product MSTVKQEKNLELPAYYNNREISWLSFNKRVLEEADDETNPLLERLRFLSIFSSNLDEFFMVRVAGLKDQVKAGFNRPDNKSGHTPKQQLSKISSFNHELVEQQYDLYKDLLPLLIKEDIKIVNMSDLTSKEINELEEYFDEQIFPVLTPMAIDAYRAFPMLLNKSLNLAVQLEDIYEIEHEHPKTAIVQVPALLDRFIQIGSPHHYILLEDLIRYFINKFFKGYHVISSTTFRITRNADMTIHEEGARDLLKEIEKELKKRKWGAAVRLEVDARENNPDMVEFLLHVLEIHKKDLYIINGPLDLTFLNDFYGHVRKEYEHLIYETLIPQPAQDIHEDENVFEAVRKRDLFLHHPYESFEPVVDLVRDAANDPEVLAIKQTLYRVSGGSPIIEGLKRAAENGKQVTVLVELKARFDEENNVQWAKELEKAGCHVIYGMISLKTHSKITLVVRKTHGKIERIVHLGTGNYNDQTAKFYTDMSYLTSKRKFGIDATNFFNYLSGYTEKPGYHHLSMAPFDIRNDIIGYIDREIDFHKRYGNGRIIAKMNSLTDKPVIKKMYEASQAGVKIDLIVRGICCLRPGIAGVSDNINVKSIVGRFLEHSRIYYFHYNGEEKLLLSSADLMTRNMVKRVELMFPIFEGRIKERINNILELMLKDSAKARVQTQDGSYYHIRHQTTESLFNSQLNLFDLAYNVLEDEE from the coding sequence ATGTCAACTGTCAAACAAGAAAAAAACCTAGAATTACCTGCTTACTATAATAACCGGGAGATCAGTTGGCTTTCCTTTAATAAACGTGTACTAGAGGAAGCAGATGATGAAACCAATCCGCTATTGGAACGTTTGCGTTTTTTGTCAATATTCTCTTCAAATTTAGACGAGTTTTTTATGGTAAGAGTTGCTGGATTGAAAGACCAGGTCAAGGCTGGTTTCAATCGCCCTGATAACAAATCAGGTCATACCCCTAAGCAGCAATTATCGAAAATATCCAGTTTTAATCATGAACTGGTAGAGCAGCAATATGATTTATACAAAGATTTATTACCTCTCTTAATTAAAGAAGACATTAAAATAGTAAACATGAGTGATCTAACATCAAAGGAAATCAATGAGCTTGAGGAATATTTTGATGAGCAGATTTTTCCTGTGCTTACTCCTATGGCGATTGATGCTTACCGCGCGTTTCCTATGCTGCTAAATAAGTCACTAAATCTGGCCGTGCAGCTAGAGGACATTTATGAAATCGAGCATGAGCACCCAAAAACTGCGATTGTGCAAGTTCCTGCTTTATTGGATCGTTTCATTCAAATAGGCAGTCCACATCATTATATTTTGCTGGAAGATTTGATCCGCTACTTTATTAATAAATTCTTCAAAGGATATCATGTAATTTCTTCCACAACATTCCGGATTACACGAAATGCCGATATGACAATCCACGAAGAAGGGGCACGCGACCTTCTGAAGGAGATTGAAAAGGAACTAAAAAAAAGAAAATGGGGTGCAGCGGTACGGCTTGAAGTGGATGCCAGAGAGAACAACCCTGATATGGTCGAGTTTTTGCTTCATGTTCTAGAAATCCATAAGAAAGATCTTTATATCATTAACGGTCCACTCGACCTCACATTTTTGAATGATTTTTATGGCCATGTACGCAAAGAATATGAGCATCTAATTTATGAAACATTAATTCCACAGCCTGCCCAGGATATTCATGAAGATGAAAATGTCTTCGAGGCAGTTCGCAAACGTGATTTATTTCTTCATCACCCGTACGAATCCTTTGAGCCAGTTGTTGATTTAGTACGTGATGCAGCTAATGATCCAGAGGTTTTAGCGATTAAACAAACACTCTATCGCGTTAGCGGTGGCTCGCCAATTATCGAGGGGTTAAAAAGAGCCGCGGAAAATGGTAAGCAAGTAACCGTACTAGTTGAATTAAAAGCAAGATTTGATGAGGAAAACAACGTACAATGGGCAAAAGAATTAGAAAAAGCAGGCTGTCATGTTATTTATGGCATGATTTCATTAAAAACGCACAGTAAGATTACCTTAGTTGTCCGCAAGACGCATGGAAAGATCGAACGGATTGTCCATTTGGGTACAGGTAATTACAACGATCAAACAGCGAAATTCTATACAGATATGTCTTATTTAACGTCTAAGCGTAAATTCGGTATCGATGCAACGAATTTCTTTAATTATCTAAGTGGATATACTGAAAAGCCTGGTTATCATCATCTATCAATGGCACCTTTTGATATTAGAAATGATATTATCGGCTACATTGACAGAGAAATCGATTTCCATAAACGCTATGGCAATGGAAGGATAATTGCGAAGATGAATTCGCTAACAGATAAACCAGTAATTAAGAAAATGTATGAAGCTTCTCAAGCAGGCGTAAAGATTGATTTAATCGTCCGAGGTATTTGCTGCCTGCGCCCTGGCATTGCTGGTGTCAGTGATAATATCAATGTCAAAAGCATTGTCGGACGCTTCCTCGAGCATAGTCGCATCTATTATTTTCACTACAATGGCGAAGAAAAACTATTGCTTTCGTCAGCTGACTTGATGACACGCAATATGGTCAAGCGAGTGGAATTAATGTTTCCTATATTTGAAGGCCGTATTAAGGAACGAATCAACAATATTTTGGAGTTAATGTTAAAGGATTCCGCCAAAGCAAGAGTCCAGACACAAGATGGAAGCTACTATCATATCAGACATCAAACCACGGAATCATTATTTAACAGTCAACTGAATTTATTTGATCTGGCTTATAATGTACTCGAAGATGAGGAATAA
- the pdaA gene encoding delta-lactam-biosynthetic de-N-acetylase — MKKLFIICLLLICVIPMEVGATSYGWGYKKGTDNQPPEVGKYKEILEKHNSFYLDPSGDKHVYLTFDNGYEAGYTEQILDVLEKKGVPATFFLTGHYVEDKPQLVQRMLDDGHIIGNHSDGHRDFTSISKEAFTKDVTDLTDKIKNVDKNAVVQYIRPPKGTFNETSLTWANELGYTHVFWSVAFVDWNQGSEKGWQHAYDQVMDQIHPGAIVLMHTVSKDNADALEHLIDDLRKQGYTFKSLDDLMLKQLLPKEIMGFTKQS; from the coding sequence ATGAAAAAACTTTTTATTATATGTTTGTTACTGATATGCGTCATCCCAATGGAGGTTGGTGCAACAAGTTATGGTTGGGGATACAAAAAAGGTACCGATAATCAGCCTCCGGAAGTAGGGAAATACAAAGAAATATTGGAGAAGCATAATAGCTTCTATTTAGATCCTTCAGGTGATAAGCATGTGTACCTTACTTTTGATAATGGCTATGAAGCAGGTTACACCGAGCAAATATTAGACGTATTGGAGAAAAAAGGTGTACCTGCGACCTTCTTTTTGACAGGACATTATGTTGAAGATAAGCCACAGCTTGTTCAACGAATGTTGGACGATGGACACATCATTGGCAATCACTCTGATGGTCACCGTGACTTTACTTCGATATCGAAAGAAGCTTTTACAAAAGATGTGACTGATTTAACCGACAAGATTAAGAATGTTGATAAAAATGCGGTAGTACAATACATTCGTCCACCGAAAGGAACATTTAATGAAACGTCATTAACTTGGGCAAATGAGCTAGGTTACACACACGTATTCTGGTCTGTGGCCTTTGTAGATTGGAATCAGGGATCTGAAAAGGGATGGCAACATGCTTATGATCAAGTAATGGATCAGATTCATCCAGGTGCGATTGTGTTAATGCATACCGTCTCAAAAGATAACGCCGATGCATTAGAACATCTTATTGATGATCTGCGCAAGCAAGGCTACACATTCAAAAGTCTAGATGATCTTATGCTCAAACAACTATTGCCTAAAGAAATTATGGGCTTTACCAAACAGTCCTAA
- a CDS encoding ArsR/SmtB family transcription factor, with amino-acid sequence MTAATQEVFQAIADPTRREVLRLLADKERTISEMTTHFPVSRTAVVKHLQVLSEAQLISGEKRGREKVYRIHAEPLEEVSQWLSYFEQFWQNKLSLLQHIVEKDDEE; translated from the coding sequence ATGACTGCAGCAACTCAGGAAGTATTTCAGGCGATAGCTGATCCAACCAGAAGAGAAGTGCTCCGATTGTTAGCAGATAAAGAACGGACTATTTCCGAAATGACGACACATTTTCCCGTAAGTCGTACAGCTGTAGTGAAACATCTGCAAGTCTTAAGTGAAGCACAACTTATCAGTGGAGAAAAAAGAGGAAGAGAAAAAGTATATCGTATACATGCAGAGCCTTTGGAAGAAGTCAGTCAATGGCTATCCTATTTTGAACAGTTCTGGCAAAATAAATTAAGTTTATTACAACATATCGTAGAGAAAGATGACGAGGAATAG
- a CDS encoding SRPBCC family protein has protein sequence MKKVEDIQQTVLLDADIEKVWKKVASAQGLEQWFMPNDFEPVEGHPFHIQSPFGPSPCKVFEVDEPYKLFFSWDVDGWIISFHLKEVGDKTEFTLIHGGWKQEDELLTKPQEKSSVIRERMNNGWVNIVQHKLKEVVEQ, from the coding sequence TTGAAAAAAGTAGAAGATATTCAACAAACCGTTTTGCTTGATGCTGATATTGAAAAAGTGTGGAAGAAAGTAGCCTCTGCACAAGGTCTGGAACAATGGTTCATGCCAAATGATTTTGAACCGGTTGAAGGACATCCATTCCACATTCAATCTCCATTTGGACCATCTCCCTGTAAAGTATTCGAAGTGGACGAGCCGTATAAGCTCTTTTTTTCGTGGGATGTTGATGGCTGGATCATATCCTTTCATCTGAAAGAAGTTGGGGATAAAACAGAATTTACCTTGATACACGGTGGCTGGAAACAAGAGGATGAACTTCTCACCAAACCTCAAGAGAAAAGCAGTGTGATTCGGGAGCGCATGAATAATGGCTGGGTAAACATTGTGCAGCACAAACTGAAAGAAGTTGTGGAACAATAG
- a CDS encoding Ppx/GppA family phosphatase, whose translation MKKQYYAIIDIGSNTMRLVIYLREKGGKLKEVENVKAVARLRTFLNDDNTLTQSGIDRLVSTLQSFQDVLATYHLQEVVCVATATIRQADNKEEIVQQAEAKTGMTLRILTEKEEAYYGYLAVVNSTSVTTGITVDIGGGSTEVTYFEDRELIEAHSFPFGALTLKEFFSKPIPTEAELKELRHYLAEQFSTLPWLCNKEVPLVAIGGSARNLVQIDQNLKEYPLAGQHQYKMYDTDIKQVSNYLTTLKPDKLSKVEGLSKDRADIIIPAIEVFHSLYQIIQADCFILSRKGLRDGVFFEQLSKEIGSVLFPNVLEDSIQELITDYNLDTKQIVHVQYLTRKLFQYLKENSLIHLDKQDWKLLKRASYLCNLGEYIDAEASAQHTFYLLANRTIDGLMHKDRLRIALIASYKNKTIFKQFIRPYKSWFLKEERKKLKHLGSILKFCYCLDATRRQVVKEITFDHHKEALVIELHCNGDAAPEEYQSEKQKKHLEKAIKKEVILRFLTS comes from the coding sequence ATGAAGAAACAATACTATGCCATTATTGATATCGGATCAAATACGATGCGACTTGTCATTTATTTAAGGGAAAAAGGCGGTAAGTTAAAAGAAGTGGAAAATGTAAAAGCCGTTGCCAGACTTAGGACTTTCTTAAATGATGACAATACACTGACACAATCCGGAATTGACCGTTTGGTATCGACATTACAGAGCTTTCAAGATGTGTTAGCAACCTATCATCTGCAGGAAGTTGTCTGTGTTGCAACCGCGACAATCAGACAGGCTGACAATAAAGAAGAAATCGTCCAGCAGGCGGAAGCCAAAACCGGGATGACACTTCGTATTCTAACTGAAAAAGAAGAAGCCTATTATGGCTATTTGGCAGTGGTGAATTCTACCTCAGTTACTACTGGTATTACAGTTGATATCGGTGGTGGCAGTACAGAGGTGACATATTTTGAAGATCGCGAATTAATCGAAGCGCACAGTTTCCCGTTCGGTGCGTTGACATTGAAAGAGTTCTTCTCAAAACCGATACCGACAGAAGCTGAATTAAAAGAATTGCGACATTATTTAGCAGAGCAATTCTCTACACTTCCCTGGCTGTGTAATAAAGAAGTTCCATTAGTAGCCATCGGTGGGAGCGCGCGGAATTTAGTACAGATTGATCAAAACTTGAAGGAGTATCCGTTAGCTGGGCAACACCAGTATAAAATGTATGATACAGATATTAAGCAAGTAAGTAATTATTTAACTACCTTAAAGCCGGATAAACTCTCCAAGGTCGAGGGGCTGTCAAAAGACCGTGCCGATATTATTATACCTGCTATTGAAGTCTTCCACAGCTTGTATCAAATTATCCAGGCTGATTGCTTTATTTTAAGCAGAAAAGGACTAAGAGACGGTGTGTTCTTTGAGCAGCTGTCAAAGGAGATTGGTTCTGTTCTCTTTCCGAATGTGTTAGAGGACAGCATTCAGGAATTGATTACCGACTACAATCTGGACACTAAGCAAATTGTCCACGTGCAATATTTAACTCGTAAACTCTTCCAATATTTGAAGGAAAACAGTCTGATTCATTTGGACAAACAGGATTGGAAACTGCTAAAAAGAGCTAGCTATTTATGTAACTTAGGTGAATATATTGATGCGGAAGCCAGTGCCCAACATACCTTCTATCTACTTGCAAATCGAACGATTGACGGATTGATGCATAAGGATCGGTTACGTATTGCATTAATTGCATCTTACAAAAATAAAACCATTTTCAAACAATTTATCAGGCCTTATAAATCCTGGTTCTTAAAAGAAGAACGCAAGAAACTGAAGCATCTGGGATCCATTCTTAAGTTCTGTTACTGCCTGGATGCTACAAGACGTCAAGTGGTGAAAGAGATAACATTTGACCACCACAAAGAAGCGTTAGTGATTGAGCTTCACTGCAATGGTGATGCTGCTCCGGAAGAATATCAATCCGAGAAACAAAAAAAACATCTGGAAAAAGCAATCAAAAAAGAAGTCATTCTACGTTTTCTCACTTCGTAA
- a CDS encoding Na+/H+ antiporter family protein, translating to MEWIVVVSVIVMLALSLLRVHVIFAIIIAGIVAGLMAGMSIRDTIDILIEGMGGQADTALSYILLGVFAAMISYTGITSLLVRGLIKVLTGKKTLLVLVIAGIACLSQNAIPVHIAFIPILIPPLLKLFDQMKLDRRAVATALTFGLKAPYVTIPIGFGFIFHQTIQSGMQNNGVDITVYEIAQSLALPGLGMLFGLLVAVFITYRKDREPERAVKVDSSYQNEMTEESKFQLKHGLTIVAILAALIVQILTESLVIGALTGIILMVLFFAVPLKEGDAFVQQGVGMMGTIAFVMLVASGYGDILTNTGAVDALVSSSSELLDNNQALIAFILLLVGLLITLGIGSSFGTIPIIATLYVPICVAAGFSPMAIAVLIGTAGALGDAGSPASDSTLGPTSGLSADGKHHHIWDTCVPTFLHFNIPLFLFGWIASIIL from the coding sequence ATGGAGTGGATAGTAGTCGTATCTGTTATTGTCATGCTTGCCTTAAGTTTGTTACGAGTGCATGTGATTTTTGCTATTATCATAGCAGGAATTGTAGCAGGTCTTATGGCTGGCATGAGTATACGAGATACGATCGATATTTTGATTGAGGGTATGGGTGGTCAGGCAGACACCGCATTGAGCTATATTTTATTAGGGGTCTTTGCCGCAATGATCAGTTATACGGGGATTACATCGTTACTTGTTAGAGGATTAATTAAGGTTTTGACAGGAAAGAAAACGTTGCTGGTATTGGTAATAGCCGGTATTGCATGTTTGTCACAAAATGCTATTCCAGTGCACATTGCCTTTATACCGATTTTGATTCCTCCTTTGTTAAAATTGTTTGATCAAATGAAACTAGATCGTCGAGCGGTCGCAACGGCCTTAACATTTGGCCTGAAAGCACCGTATGTGACGATTCCGATCGGATTTGGATTTATTTTTCATCAGACGATTCAAAGTGGAATGCAAAATAATGGCGTGGATATTACAGTGTATGAAATTGCCCAATCCTTGGCATTACCCGGGTTAGGAATGCTTTTCGGGTTGCTGGTGGCGGTATTTATCACGTATCGAAAAGATCGCGAACCTGAACGAGCAGTAAAAGTAGATAGCAGTTATCAAAATGAGATGACTGAAGAGAGCAAGTTTCAATTAAAACATGGTTTAACCATTGTAGCTATTTTAGCAGCATTGATTGTTCAGATCCTGACAGAGAGCCTTGTTATTGGTGCTTTAACAGGTATCATATTGATGGTATTATTCTTTGCTGTTCCATTAAAAGAAGGGGATGCTTTTGTCCAGCAAGGTGTTGGCATGATGGGAACCATTGCGTTTGTTATGCTGGTAGCATCAGGATACGGAGATATTTTGACGAATACAGGGGCTGTGGATGCGCTCGTTTCTTCTTCATCGGAGTTGTTAGATAATAATCAGGCACTTATTGCTTTTATTTTATTATTAGTCGGTCTCCTTATCACATTAGGAATTGGCTCCTCATTCGGTACCATTCCCATTATTGCGACTCTTTATGTGCCGATTTGTGTAGCAGCTGGATTCTCGCCAATGGCCATTGCGGTATTAATTGGTACAGCAGGTGCACTAGGTGATGCGGGAAGTCCGGCGAGTGACAGTACGTTAGGACCGACATCGGGTTTAAGTGCAGATGGCAAGCACCATCACATTTGGGATACATGTGTCCCAACCTTTTTACATTTCAACATTCCGTTGTTTTTATTTGGCTGGATTGCCAGTATTATTTTATAA
- a CDS encoding pectate lyase has protein sequence MVEVSPSDTITVDETIVVEAGDTFDGGGKRYVANPDTLGDGSQSESQDPVFRLEDGATLKNVVIGDPAADGVHTYGDALVQNVVWEDIGEDALTIKDDGHVTIRGGSAQNGDDKMFQVNAPSTFEILNFTADNAGKMIRQNGGTTFKTSIIIDGSVITNMDEAIFRTDSSSSEVTMTNTRYSDVGEKWYNVDNVSESGNYEY, from the coding sequence ATTGTGGAAGTATCACCTAGTGACACGATTACAGTCGATGAGACAATTGTGGTAGAAGCTGGCGATACATTTGATGGCGGTGGAAAACGATACGTAGCAAACCCTGATACACTAGGGGATGGCAGCCAATCAGAAAGCCAGGATCCAGTGTTCCGATTAGAAGACGGTGCTACACTGAAAAATGTTGTAATCGGTGATCCCGCAGCAGACGGTGTTCATACTTATGGAGATGCATTGGTACAGAACGTTGTTTGGGAAGACATTGGCGAAGATGCGTTGACGATTAAAGATGATGGTCACGTTACAATTAGAGGTGGTTCGGCACAAAATGGTGATGATAAGATGTTCCAAGTCAATGCACCATCCACGTTCGAGATCTTGAACTTCACTGCAGATAATGCTGGTAAAATGATTCGTCAAAATGGTGGTACAACGTTCAAAACAAGCATCATCATCGACGGAAGTGTGATCACAAATATGGACGAAGCCATTTTCCGAACAGACTCAAGTTCAAGTGAAGTCACCATGACCAACACGAGATATTCTGATGTCGGTGAAAAATGGTACAACGTCGATAACGTTTCAGAAAGCGGAAACTACGAATATTAA
- a CDS encoding NAD(P)/FAD-dependent oxidoreductase, whose translation MHNQKQSHQKKDEKALVIGAGIAGLLTARVLSDYYQDVIVIEKDELTEKPSNRKGTPQDFHPHRVLPRGDIIMNRFFPDYMEDLFDLGAHNAKNDKVINYSPFGTLEITINQRSVASSRPLLEFGIRQRVQELENVKFLSRQSVRGLVTSDDNKEVTGVQVKERNGNKEEGTIPANLVVDTSGRYSKLNKWLTDMGYNVPEQERLQVRFGYSTRYYQVPAHISEKLSGISRGVPEENVGSVGLFYIENNMAQTILFNAGGSNLPSTNTEDFDKQLNEWASPMINDLIKELKPIEAPRGYRAAESVRQHYEQMESWPSGLLVLGDAFCNFDPIYGQGMTVAAIEAEMLAICLEEKDSSKVGFEHHVLQRMQQAIEPAWWLSSIEDLRWRGVEHVGNVPLKGVTFAQKYFNLYLRHAMKQAKEENDLSMFHQYMKMNGLIDSPSEIINPEMLNTLITGDGSPEEEAVLAELGELDMNKMQKRLNELMPSFSLAFDEKVPDLFST comes from the coding sequence ATGCATAATCAAAAACAATCTCATCAAAAGAAAGATGAAAAAGCATTGGTAATTGGCGCTGGAATTGCAGGTTTACTCACTGCCCGCGTTCTTTCCGATTATTATCAAGATGTAATAGTTATTGAAAAAGATGAATTAACCGAAAAACCATCTAACCGTAAAGGTACCCCTCAAGATTTTCACCCTCATCGCGTATTACCGCGTGGTGACATCATTATGAACCGATTCTTTCCTGACTATATGGAAGATTTATTTGATTTAGGAGCACATAATGCTAAAAATGATAAGGTGATTAATTATTCACCATTTGGTACGCTCGAAATAACAATCAATCAACGGAGTGTAGCCAGCAGCCGTCCACTACTGGAATTTGGAATCCGGCAGCGCGTTCAAGAGCTTGAAAATGTAAAATTTCTGTCACGACAGTCAGTTAGAGGACTTGTCACATCAGATGATAATAAGGAAGTAACAGGAGTTCAGGTGAAAGAACGAAATGGAAACAAAGAAGAAGGGACTATACCTGCTAATCTGGTAGTAGACACGAGTGGCCGTTATTCCAAACTCAACAAATGGTTGACAGATATGGGATATAATGTGCCTGAACAAGAACGATTGCAGGTTCGATTCGGATACAGTACCAGATATTATCAAGTACCTGCACATATCTCTGAGAAATTAAGTGGTATTTCTAGAGGGGTACCTGAAGAGAATGTTGGATCAGTAGGCCTTTTTTATATCGAGAATAATATGGCTCAAACGATATTATTTAATGCCGGTGGTTCCAATCTCCCCTCAACAAACACTGAGGATTTTGATAAGCAGCTCAATGAATGGGCAAGTCCCATGATTAATGATCTCATTAAAGAGCTAAAACCTATCGAGGCTCCACGAGGCTATAGAGCAGCTGAATCTGTCAGACAGCATTACGAACAAATGGAAAGCTGGCCATCAGGCTTATTGGTCCTAGGAGATGCATTCTGTAACTTTGATCCTATTTATGGACAAGGTATGACCGTAGCAGCTATCGAAGCTGAAATGTTAGCTATTTGCTTGGAAGAAAAGGATTCTTCTAAGGTTGGTTTCGAACATCATGTACTTCAACGTATGCAACAGGCTATTGAACCAGCCTGGTGGTTAAGCTCAATCGAGGATTTGCGTTGGAGAGGGGTCGAACATGTGGGAAATGTTCCACTAAAAGGTGTAACCTTCGCACAAAAATATTTTAATTTATATCTTAGGCATGCCATGAAGCAAGCGAAGGAAGAAAACGACCTTTCCATGTTTCACCAATACATGAAAATGAATGGATTAATCGATTCCCCTAGTGAAATTATCAATCCGGAAATGCTGAACACGTTAATCACTGGTGACGGTTCACCTGAGGAAGAAGCGGTATTAGCAGAACTAGGAGAATTGGATATGAACAAGATGCAAAAGCGTCTGAATGAACTAATGCCTTCCTTTTCGTTGGCATTTGATGAAAAAGTTCCTGATTTATTCTCTACTTGA
- a CDS encoding DNA-3-methyladenine glycosylase family protein codes for MWQEEIALTMPYDFDYLLFRMDMDNLNYVDMENRRVFVPIRIEEEKHVVTVTATGTTQAPSFLTEGQLVQRKDELIARIAAIFAWDQDLNKIGQFFAETDLADLFDQYPATPLIREFDPFSNLVKTIIHQQLNMSFAQVLTLRFVTTYGEKVDDVWFYPAPNQVAKIPYQELQDMQFSRRKAEYVIDTAQKIVDGELDLYSFYDKTDQEVMKELVKIRGIGAWTAQNWLMFSLGRQDHFPSSDIGIQNALKQYFGLDKKPSAQQLEEWNQFWEPYRSYAAMTLWRSIEEP; via the coding sequence ATGTGGCAAGAAGAAATAGCATTAACGATGCCTTATGATTTTGATTATCTCTTGTTCCGGATGGACATGGATAATCTTAATTATGTTGATATGGAAAATCGTCGCGTATTTGTGCCGATTCGGATCGAAGAAGAAAAACATGTGGTGACGGTAACAGCAACTGGCACCACACAAGCCCCGTCCTTTCTTACCGAAGGACAGCTTGTACAGAGAAAAGATGAACTGATTGCCAGGATTGCTGCAATTTTTGCTTGGGATCAGGATTTAAATAAAATTGGTCAATTCTTTGCAGAAACAGATCTGGCTGATTTGTTTGATCAATATCCGGCGACACCTTTAATCAGAGAGTTTGATCCTTTTAGCAATCTAGTAAAAACAATCATCCATCAGCAATTAAACATGTCCTTCGCGCAAGTTCTGACATTGCGATTCGTCACCACTTATGGCGAAAAAGTCGATGATGTGTGGTTTTATCCTGCACCAAATCAAGTGGCAAAGATTCCTTATCAAGAGCTGCAAGACATGCAATTTAGCCGTCGTAAGGCAGAATATGTGATTGATACTGCTCAGAAAATAGTTGATGGCGAATTAGATCTTTATTCCTTTTATGACAAGACAGATCAAGAAGTCATGAAGGAATTAGTGAAAATTCGCGGTATTGGTGCATGGACTGCCCAAAACTGGCTGATGTTCTCGCTGGGAAGACAGGACCACTTTCCATCAAGTGACATCGGCATTCAGAACGCACTCAAACAATACTTCGGACTTGATAAGAAACCGTCAGCACAGCAATTAGAGGAATGGAATCAATTCTGGGAACCGTACCGCTCTTATGCTGCGATGACCTTATGGCGAAGTATTGAAGAGCCTTAA